The following proteins are co-located in the Tenrec ecaudatus isolate mTenEca1 chromosome 11, mTenEca1.hap1, whole genome shotgun sequence genome:
- the LOC142461436 gene encoding ASNSD1 upstream open reading frame protein-like — translation MEVPGSGTPPDSSSGLVPSDNWTPQKEDLSNQIKEQKVVVDELSNLKKNRKVYKQQQNSNIFFLADRTEMLSESKNTLDELKKEYQEMENSEKTKIKK, via the coding sequence ATGGAGGTGCCCGGCTCCGGGACGCCCCCGGATTCCAGCTCTGGGCTGGTTCCTTCTGACAACTGGACCCCGCAAAAAGAGGATCTTAGCAACCAGATTAAAGAACAGAAAGTTGTTGTGGATGAACTTTCTAACCTGAAGAAAAACAGGAAAGTATATAAGCAGCAGCAAAACAGCAACATATTCTTTCTGGCAGACCGAACAGAAATGCTTTCTGAAAGCAAAAATACATTGGATGAACTGAAAAAAGAATACCAAGAAATGGAAAACTCAGAAAAGACTAAGATCAAGAAATAA